The Enterobacter pseudoroggenkampii genome contains the following window.
GAAATCATCCCGGTATCGTTATCAGTAGTCGGTTTCCCTTCCGATACGATAGAACGACCATCGTTGGTGTGCATCACGTAGTTGTTACCGGAACACGCGCTCAGGGCAAAAGTAAACGCACAGGCAGAAATGATTGCAGCTGTCTTATTCATGATTATTCTCCTTTAGCAATTAATGCTATTCAAACCTCGATTTATAACAGGCTAAAACATCCGCCTAACACTATTTAGCATAACCTGCTTTTTTAGGGGCATCAGGATAAGCAGACAATTCTGATAGATATCAACCTCCTTGCCCTGCCGCTGAAATTGCGCGACGATCGCTATATTGAAATGAGGAATCCCATGAACGCTTTCAGCCCCGCGCAGTTCCGCGCACAGTTTCCGGCCCTGGCCGATGCCGGTATTTATCTGGATAGCGCCGCCACCGCCCTTAAGCCCCAGGCGGTGATTGAGGCCACGCAGCAGTTCTACAGCCTGAGCGCCGGGAACGTGCATCGCAGCCAGTTTGCCGAAGCGCAGCGTTTAACCGCGCGCTATGAAGCGGCACGCGATCAGGTCGCACACCTGATCAATGCCGAAAGCGGGAAAAACATCGTCTGGACGCGCGGTACGACCGAGGCCATCAACATGGTGGCCCAGTGCTACGCGCGCCCGCTGCTTCAGCCGGGCGATGAGATCGTCGTTAGCGAGGCGGAACATCACGCCAACCTGGTGCCGTGGCTGATGGTGGCCGAGCAAACGGGTGCACGCGTGGTGAAGCTTCCACTGGGTGCAGATCTTCTGCCCGATGTGGCCCGTCTCCCCGAGCTGATTACCTCCCGCAGCCGCATTCTGGCGCTCGGACAGATGTCGAACGTCACGGGAGGCTGCCCGGACCTGGCTCAGGCCATTCGCATAGCCCATGCCAGCGGGATGGTGGTAATGGTCGACGGCGCGCAGGGCGTGGTGCACTTCCCTGCTGATGTGCAGGCGCTGGATATCGACTTCTATGCCTTCTCAGGACATAAGCTCTACGGACCAACCGGTATAGGGGCGTTATATGGCAAGCCAGATCTGCTGGCAAAAATGACGCCGTGGCTCGGTGGCGGCAAAATGATTACCGAAGTGTCGTTCGATGGCTTCAACACTCAGGACGTTCCCTATCGTCTGGAAGCCGGTACGCCGAACGTGGCGGGGGTGATTGGCTTAAGCGCGGCGCTGGAGTGGCTGGCAGAAACCGACATT
Protein-coding sequences here:
- the csdA gene encoding cysteine desulfurase CsdA, whose product is MNAFSPAQFRAQFPALADAGIYLDSAATALKPQAVIEATQQFYSLSAGNVHRSQFAEAQRLTARYEAARDQVAHLINAESGKNIVWTRGTTEAINMVAQCYARPLLQPGDEIVVSEAEHHANLVPWLMVAEQTGARVVKLPLGADLLPDVARLPELITSRSRILALGQMSNVTGGCPDLAQAIRIAHASGMVVMVDGAQGVVHFPADVQALDIDFYAFSGHKLYGPTGIGALYGKPDLLAKMTPWLGGGKMITEVSFDGFNTQDVPYRLEAGTPNVAGVIGLSAALEWLAETDIVQAESWSRGLATLAEEELKKRPGFRSFRVQDSSLLAFDFAGVHHSDMVTLLAGYGIALRAGQHCAQPLLAALGVNGTLRASFAPYNTQSDVDALVAAVDRALEILVD
- a CDS encoding YgdI/YgdR family lipoprotein, whose amino-acid sequence is MNKTAAIISACAFTFALSACSGNNYVMHTNDGRSIVSEGKPTTDNDTGMISYKDANGNKQQINRTDVKEMKEIEH